The nucleotide sequence TATGACTACTATGCATCCGGGGTAGAGGACTAGTGGACTTTGAAAGAGAACCAACATGCATTCTCAAGGATTctataatttacaaactacTTTTAGTTTATATTCatcttccatttaatttaacCTTGTGTGCTCTATTGAATTAAGCACTCGTTTCACTATCTATATTAATCTGAGAAATAGGTTCAGGCCACAGATTCTTATGGATGTGAGCAAGATAGATTTGACAACAACTATATTAGGCTTAAATATTTCAATGCCTATCATAATTGCTCCTACAATCTTGCAAAAGATGGCTCACCCTGAAGGTACTCACTGTTCTGCGTTACATTAAGATATTACTCttgcattatgttttttttgttattgtcattatgtacatttttttataagagttCATGTACATTTTGTTAATACATATGTGTCGGATTCTTCATGTGTTTGacattgaagtttattttttactaatatagAAAAGTTGGTTTTTTGGAAAAGTTATTTATTTAGCCAAAAGTTATgtctataatataataataaaaatgtttaattttgatttaatcagaGACTCAGTATGACTGCACCATAAAAGGGGGAAAATACATTCTTTGGTTCATATAACTACAATCCTTGTCAAACCATACATGAATTTCAATGCAATTTATTATGAACAAAGGAAACACTAATTATTCAAACTTGAAATATGATTCAAACTTGATagagtataaaaaaaatgttgatttggGAAAACGGCATCTAGGCAGTGGAGGTAAAGTTGAAGTTAGAACAAGTAGTTTGTCGTCCAAAGAGCAAGGAGCTAAATCCCAATTTAGAAGCAGCCAAATCAAATTGCAAAAGATTATTCTCCAACTGATACCCTCCAATCACAATTGAAGCCCATGTATTCTCACCACCAATCACAAAACCAAGACACAAAACCTCATCATTTATATTCACCATTGAATTTGCACCAAATATCCTCCAAATCACATTGTTCTGCAAATAAAGCTCAATAGTAGGTACATCCGCACCCAATCGTGTCCCAGTCACATTAGTGTAACAAAACTCAAAAGGTGCAACCGAATCCACCCTTTTTATGTTTCTTGCAGCAGACGCTTTCACGAAAGCGTCTGTAACTGCTTTGTAAATAGAAGCTTCCAAAACTGTGTAAGGATCAACGGTACTTATCTTTGTTCCACCAGCACCGTTGCTACTGTCTATAGATAACAAACTAGTGTCAAGCGAAACAACTTTTCCATCTATTTTAATAGTTTTCACGCCGATGAAATACTCGGCTGAAGGCTCACTCTTTGCGAAAGCAGCTGTGCTAAAGGGATTGATCAAAAGCGGTGTGTATGTGAGTGACTTAGAATCAAAAACGACGTTGGGGAGAAAACCGTAAGGTCCATCCCCGAATAAAACAACTCCCTTTGAAGAGGAAAGACAAATAGCGAATTTTTTAGCGAAGCTAAAAGCCGAAGCTAATTGAGATGGAAGAGCTAATTTGTTTCTTCCAAGACCAGCCATACCAGAAGCACCACTTGCAAGTCCTTCTAGTAAGAAAGTTCGTGCACATGAGAATAGGAAGCGTGAAACCATGACATTTTGTCCTGGGTTGAAGCCATTAGAGGATTGGATTGATAAAATATCTTCAGCCAGTTCACCGCTCATGGCGCTCTGGGTAACGCTATTCCCTGGGGCAACACTGCAGGTGTTGTTGTTGCAGCCAGGTTTTGGTGATGAGAAACAAACACCACAGTCGTCGAATTTGGCAAGGGAGCATTGGGCAGAGCGACACCGTGCAGGACGGTATGTGGAGGAAATGTACTGGTTTTCGCAATCAACCCAGAGAAACAGGCCACCGAGATCGACGATGATGTTCAGTGGGACTAGTGGTGTTCTTTGGTTGATTTGAGCTTTGTATTGGTTTGTGGTAGCGACATCTTTTGTGACTGGGAGAACTAGGGCTTTTGGCCTGAAAGATTGTTTAGAGAAAGTGggtgaaatgaagaaaaataggaGGAGGGTTGTAATGAAGTGTTGGAAATTGTATTTAGCCATGGCTTGAGAGTAAAAATAGTGTATTAGTGTATGGTATTGAGTTTGAGAAGATGGTGTTGAGGCATCTCTATTTATATTGCATGGGATATTGATAGAGTTGCCATTTGagatgttaaataaaaaacgtCAAATATGATTGTCACGTTTCTTTGTATTTAACACGATGTTgccattattaattattatctgCACACAATATTAAATTCTTGGTCAAACTTGATGTACTACAATTTTTTATAGGCAAGTAATTCATGGATTAGTGACTAAGACACCCTTTTTTATATTCTTCGTTGCTATGCTATGTAGGCATGGGTTACTTTAtatttttgaggaaaaataAATACCACTTCCGTCTCTATATACAAGAcctttttgtcaaaattacagGAATTAAGAAAGTAGATATTTtcattaaagttgtttgtaattactattgtttttacaattttatcttttaaaatagagagttagtttatgttttgaacatgttatttattgctgattgaagaaaaagatgtgaAATAAATAGAGGCatgtatgtaaataaataataaatgtgcttagaaataacaaaagggtcttataaaaagtgacattttatttttaaaaggatcttataattataGATGGAGGTAGTATTATTTAATGAAGTTTCCGATTCGCTGCAGTTTGTttacatacataatttattaagtagataattttattttttcaatttcatttagaTCGAAACCACgtgatctttatttttctttttttttttaaggaaagaccACATGATCTTGGTGATTGTGGTTGTCTAACCATTATTTTTGGTATAGTAAAGGGTTGATATTTAATTGAGATTAATTAAAGGGTTGATATCTTTtaagaaatgatttttaatattacGGATCAGAAATAAAATCTTAAactaaattgttgttggtgttaaCTCTAATTCTTTCAATATTCCACCAAAATTCATGTTTACCCTAATATATTTCCCTCCTAAATAGTACATGCCAATTTGAAtttcgaattttttttattggaattgCAAGTCATTGATTCAGTTGCAGTAACAAACTTCGTGGTAAAACGTGATACATTTGACCTTCCACCATTAAtttgaacaatttatttttgaaaaaggtgATGGAAGTTTTATTGAAATTAAGAGTAAAATGGATGCAAAGTGTGCTACACATGTGTAGCCAAATAATATAATTCACTCTAAACTCATCCTCTATATTGAGCTTTCTACAGGAGTTTCCACTTTTACTGAATCtgatgtttttctttgtttttcttttgcataATTTGGAGCTGGTTCAATGTAATGTTCTGCATAATTTGGAGGGAGCTTGAGGGATTTTTTCATAGTTTGGAGTGATAGAGAAAGCTTGATGCATAATGAAAGACACATGTTTTGTTATTTGACTTCGCAGATTATATGTTTTCAAAGCGACATATGTCTCGACTCTACATTTTCATAGTTCAAAATTGGATTTTAGCAATTTGAAGATCTATTGATGTGATTACAAGTTgtgttataaaatttaatagatGTTTGCTTGCTTATAAGGTTGtacaattctttcaaaaaaaaaaaaaaaaggttggaCAATTGGTAGtacatttcaaaattcaaagaaGTAAACTTCCATGAGTAGTCTAGGTTTGAATGTGTGTTGCAGATTTTTCTTTAATTGTTTTATCTTAATGTCATATGTCCTTCAATATATATTAGCAAACTAAAAGAAGAATGTATTACAACACCATATGCTTTTGAAAGAAGCATTTTGGTAGTTTATCAAAATGGCATTGTTTTCACTTATTATAAATGTTTTTGGATTAATATATAGATTTAATAAAAGATATGAATAGTTGATGTCAATTTACTAATCATTTCagtaaattaatatttatttgtgtaaaatatgataatattattCTCTATATTAGTATATTCATACTCCACTTGAGTGTTCCCGCTCTTTTTTAaattccatttattttattttgtatcaaATTCCGACTCATAAGACCCGTGCGACGTATGGGTTGGCGTTCtagtttatatataaaaacaataaaatacaaCTTTCGAAGGGGAAGCGATTTGGCTCAACCTCACAAaggaaaaattaatttgatgacTTGGAAACTAAAGCATGCATATTTATTATAAGGGGTTTTTCTATAATAgaataatatactttttttttttgctttcgcatCGGTTTTCGACCCATCAAAGGTGAGCGACTAATTCGGCTCATGCGTAAAGGCATGCGCACTGACCAAATGTTGTTCCCCCTGGAAATCGAACCTGATATTCCTCGAaaacgtccttggaaggagctccttgccactggagcccaaacaactttGTTAGAATAATATACTTTAGTTAATACTTCACGTACTTATTTTACTTTTTCCCTCAATAATcgagatttaaaaataaaataaaattgtactatagttcttattataagaaacaaaaccaaaaaacattaatatcaAAGTGGAGAAGGGTAATGCTGTAAATTccacttaattaattaaaagcaGAAACCTCTTTCACACCAAAAGACACATATGTTTTGTCGCAGGCTACGATTTTCAACAACCTCTTTCAAAAGTCAGTGCAGTTTGCAACAATTAAATCATCTCATCAACTtgcaaaatataataataatttttttttaacaggaaaatataataataataattaatcatcacAATTAACAAGTTGTCAATAAATCATCacaattaataaattatatcattGCAAATAACTCATCTGAAAATGTAGATAAAAAACCAACGAATTGGTTCATCGTCAATGgctttttccattaaaaaaaaagttagtagctttaagcatttttttttttttgaaggaatagtAGCTTTAAGCATGTATGCCAGGCTAATCGACACATTGCAAGTGCAAAAATAGGGAGCagttatatatgtttttatttaatttgaaagaTAAATTGTAATTACCAAAAATACCCTTTAAGTTTAAGTGACATACAATAGTGGGATTTGGGTTTTTAGTTAAAACAATgtgggtgtagcttgctaacttgcaccttagtgtttttaggtgggtgtaagTTAGCAGCCCCAATGTTCTTAAAACACATATTCTataaaataagtgggtgtatgttagcaactcctatatgCATTTGCTAAGATACACCCACTTATCTTCTataaaataagtgggtgtatgttagcaactcctatatgcatttgctaggatacacccacttattttttagaaggtgtgttttagcaactcctatagacatttgctaggatacacccacttatttttttagaaagtgtatgttagcaactcctatatgCATTTTctaggatatatatatatatatattgttatagtactccctccgtccttataTCTAAGCACCTTttacatttttcacatttcttaagaaaagttgttggtgcaattaatgtgtctattttgtgtgttaatattaccaaattgttatttgtttgtatgtgtattaaatttgacttttcatattttaagataagttagtagtattaattaggggtatgtttaggaaaaaataataaatgcatataGTAATTCAAAAGGGATTTACATCtaaggacaaaaataaagttaaatgtgTGCTTAGATATAAACTCTAAacgttttggtggttgaaagcgaaTTACATCATGTTCGATTTTGACTATCCTTATTGGAGGAAAAATCCTTTACTTTGTTTACAGACTGCTTTGTAATGTCTGTTTCTGTTTTCTTGGATTATTGTTGTGTAACTAATATTGTTTAGTCCTCTtaagcacaccttgtgcttgaggGATTGGTtatttctttaatatattttgcttagtttcttaaaaaaaaaaaaaaaaaaggagcgATCAGATATTTTTAGAATAAGATTTTAATTCCTTTTTCTAAGGGAAGGTGAATGTaggttttaaatttgtttttgacatctcaaatccaaaaaaaaaaaaaaaaaaaaaagttagaatttgCCTAAATGGATACGGAGATGTTTCAACACAAACAATTATGATATATTTGCTTtctcattttaaattttgaataacaTAACCTCCCCCAACAACTTCCTCTCTCGCCCTTTTCCAATATCTTTCTTTAATCTATCCCCTAATCCTCCACTTTcatattatcaattcattatcttttttaaaacattttattagTTCAAGAGCAGAAGGGGGAATGAATCCTCTGCAGTGACTGCAGAGTCCAGTTAAATCTAAGCCTTTGAACacaattaaatacttaaaaatatatatgttaaaaacttgaaattagGAGAGATAATGAATTTAATGGTTTAGATTCCCACATTGCGGAAAATAGGAGAAAAACACACTGGAGCAAATCCTCTCCCACATAGGGGAAGTTGAGAGGAAAGTGTCATAGCATTGGAGAATGTGATTGTGTGAAGTGGTTCCGTAATGATATGATATGGTGGTGGGGTGACAGGTATAGAATATGATATCTTTTCAAATCTCAAAAACCTAAATTCAATTACTACACCAAATCATCTTTTTATTTGGTCATCGTAAAAATCTCAAAATTGATGATTCGTCaaatcttttttggtttgatcataaaaaaaatcttaaagagATCGAAAGTGACaaagatataattaaatattgatGGAAGAGACTCAATTGAGTAATATTAAGCAACCAAGATAGAACAAAAATTAATCAAGGGATATTCTTCGTTGCTAATGCTAAGGCATGGGTTACTTTAtatttttgaggaaaaataaatattacctcggttcctatatataagacatttttgtcaaaatcacggaAATTAAGAAAGTAGGTATttatattaaagttgtttgtaatcactattgtttttataattttatcctttaagatggagagttagtttatgttttgaacatgttatttattgttgattgaagaaaataatgtgaaataaataagggtatgtatgtaaataaataataaatctatttagaaataacaaaagggtcttataaaaagggacaacatatttttttaaaaaggtcttataattaaggacggaggtagtattatttgatgaaattttcTATTCGTGCAATCTGTttacatacataatttattagACTTGAAAAACATGGGGTGTTTGGATTAAAttagggtgcaagtagaaaaactctaaaCTAGAATGCACGAGCATCAAAATCAACTCGTTAGTTGAATCAATGAAAACTCAATAGACTTGATAATTGAGCATTTTACTTGTGCTCCATGTTTATATCACCACCAACTAAAGAAAACTAGAAGCACGAAACCacatttagggtgtgtttggattgtaagagaaattgtgaagagagaaataggtgagagagagtatgagaagagagaagtatgtgagaaatagagtagatttgaggGGTTGTTTGGTACAAGAGATAtatgagagaaatagaagagagagaatgtcattatttttgaaatgaccaaaatgcctttcctattaatattagtgttactaatttaattatgtgaattttcctttaaaatgatgaaatggttagttattaaattatttttcttaccTTACACGACGGAAGAAGTGAATtcactaaaataatttatttcaactaatttttttcaattattaattaattaaatttatggaAGTTAACCTAAATTAACATATGCAATGCGAATGGTGACCCAACAGCCCCAAACCTCATCTTTTTCATTTGCTTTCCCAATTCTTTTTCTCCTCCAACACTTACCCATTTTTTCAATGAACCATAATCCCAAATGAACAACTTCTTCACCATAAGCCTCCTCAAAATTGCAATTACAAGTATAGTAAGATTCCTTTTAAACGGGTCATTTCTATTTCACTTTCATTAGAGAATTTCTTCAACTTGGCGGTgctaaaaatgaagaaaagaggGAATAGATGACAAGGGTATAAATGGAATAGAAAATATTagcttctctctttctcttttcttcgcACTTCAGCGAAGACAGCAAAAATCTGTGGGCCCCACTATTCTTTggtctctcttctctatttctcacCAAACCAAACAGAGGAAGTTgtgcttctctcttctttttctctcttcaatgGCTCTCTCGCTGCTATTTCTACTCAACCAAACAAGGCGTTAGAGTGAGGTGTGCAcgatagaaaaaataaaaaatgctagTAAACTGAAAAATCAAGCCAAACGTGGGGCGTCGTGTATCTCCTAAAATGAGAGAATTCATTAATTATCCGCGTAAATGGTCGACCAACACTAAATTCAATAGGTCATAATGTTTTGGCTAGTAGGACAAATGTATACAGTATACCAATAAATAACCAGATTTGTAAATTACCCATCGcttgatgaaatttttatacAACACGTTAACCACCACTCTTAAAATTTTGGAtcaattaagtaaatggtccctataaatattcaaaattatatttttagtccctacaaaataaaattacattttttagtccctataaaatttttcatcagcatttttagtcatTATAAAATTTTTTCATTAGCATAtttaatccctgtaaaaaatttctaacaacattttttgtccctaaaatgcttaaggaaaatgtaatagggactaaaaaatgtgattttatattttgtaaagactaaaaacaaaactgtgaatatttacaGAACTAAACTTAATTAACACTAAAATCTTTATCTATAACATATTCATATCTTGGCCATttttttcatcataaaatacGGTTGAGATGTACCACTCAATTACTTTCGCCTATTATACCTTTTGACCAAAATATGAGTAAAtatatttctgttttttattttgcaaaatttctcatgaaccaaatgaatATTAACGGTAGAATTTCGGCTGTTGCTTTTCCAGAACTTGAACCATCAACAAACTTACATCTCTTGTGGTAGACCATATCTTCTTAGGCGAAGAAACCCTCACATGATCAGAAATTGGGACTACACACGTCTATTTATTCATGTGAACAAGCTTGTTATCTTGACAAATTCCAACTTGGTGGCCATATTTCCCACAACTAAAACACACAACATGTAATCCTTCTTTTTCAAGATTAAGTACAAGACCTAAAATACTTATAGTGAACTTTAGAATGAGTTTCTTGTCCATATCCATTTTTATATAAgagatttgctagaacacacccattagtttttatgtgtgaatgttttagcaagctacaccttaggatgtatttaactactttttatttataacttgctaaaacactcattctaaaaaataagtgggtgtattctagcaaatgcatacaggagttgctaacatacacccacttattttttagaaacggtgttttagcaacattcatcTTAAGGTgcatttaacaattttttagttatatctttgttaaaacacaccttaataaaaactagtggatGTATCCTTGCAAAAACCCCATATATTTATTACATAAATCTGCTGCAAAGCTACTACTTTGACTGAAATGTTAGAAATAGGACTAGACCAAAACACACCCTTCCATCACTGTAACAGCCTTCCCACGCAAAAACActctttgtttttgttcatcAATATGAATATTGAGAATTCCCCCTCTAGCTGATGCCTGAACAAATGTAATCTAAAATTTAGTACcacaataacaaaaataatcataatgAGGGAATAGAAAAGATAGTAATAATAGTACTACCTGATAAGCCTTTAAATCACACTTTCCTAGTTTCTTGCTCCAATAGGATGCCAATCCACAATGTGCACTCCCACAAACTGGATcctgaaaagaaaaatgagttaCTATCAGCATTTTTTTGGAGGCATTAGTAATGTAATTGGAAGAAGATTATATAATCATAGTTCAACCTCATTTACTCCAAATTTTGGGCAGAAAAATCGACTGTAGAAATCAAATCCCGACTCTGGAGGAGCGATCCCTGTAACAATTATCCCCCTTCCAGGAGATTTTACAATTGCATCAAATTGTGGTTGCACTTCTATGACATTCTTTCCAGATGTGACAACAACCTAGGAGAAATAATAAGCTTCATAATGTTCTATATGCACATATTgcaaaaaatattcaatctgttttttcaaatacattttcaaaaacttcaaataacatcttctctaaaaaaagaattatcaatagaaatggaaagaaaaaaaaaaaaaaaagaattattaggAATTACAAGTAAGTCATCTTGAATTTGTGTCCTCTTTATATCAATTATGGAAGCTCCATCCAATGCTTGAGAAATGAGCCAAGTGTCGTCGAATTTGAACTCTGTGATAGGGTCAGCAGGAAAATCCAATTCAATATAAGATACATCCTTGGCTTTACCATTTTGCAAATTCTTCTTATCACTAGTGCCATTGATCGCTGAGATCTTTTTGGCAGTTAACATTCCAGATAGTGTCACAAATTCAATAGTAACATTGTTGTCCACTAAACCAGATGCAAAGAGTGCATGAGAAGCTGCTAATGTGGCATGGGCACAAATATTAACCTGTATTATAATATGATCCAGATAATAATGTTAGTAAtagttgacaaaaaaaaaatgttttttttgttaccgacaaaaaaaaatgttaataataattaaacattgCATTTAATAAACATATACTATATATTATGTTGCATCGGTACGTGTATCGTGACGTAACAATACAAGCAcgaaaaatgacaattttaaaagtaataaGGTACCAATGCAGAGGGAAGACAATGGTCCAATGGGTACCGTTGGGCAGGGTACAATAGGGGTAGCACTTGAGTGATATAGAGTTGGGTACAAGCATTGTGACACTGTGATTGACCAATGTCACCAAACTCTATGTCATCCAAGTACTATCCGGTACTATAGTGCTCAATCTCATACCCGctttataaaaattgttcttACCCGGCCACGTTTATAAAATAAGAGTTTTATAACatgttaaaattttcaatttacaaTAAAAGCATGAATGAGGAATAATGGAGTAGTAGACAAGTACTCATGTTTCAGAGACTGCATATGTTCACGAAAGTTGGTCCAACTCGCAAGGAGTTGATTGTTATCCCACAATATTGTGACTTCAAATACAGCAGAAATCGGGTGAATAGACTTCGCTGGTAAACAATTTAGTAAGTATCCCTATCAATAGTTTATGAATCTTGAGACGTGCTCCGATTCTGATGAGCCCCCAAGACCTAACTCATCTacttatgaagaagaaaaaaagtgtgaGAGTTTGTGGTACTGGATAATTAGTTGTACTATACCTCAACAATGGGAGTAAACCATCTAAGACGAAAACGGGGATTAGTAGTTCCCTTGACAGGAATCAAATAGCAGGTAACATTGATGTTGAACTCAGCTGCTAATACTTGCAACCATTCATCATCCTTCTCTTGATCTAACAAACACACTGCTGCAGGGTTCCCCTTGAACGCCAACTCAGTAAAAGCATCCACCTGTGTAATAACATTAGCATTATTAACTATATTTCATCAACAATAACTAAGTTCagattcaaacaaaataaactcACCACATAGTATTTCACTGGTTTCTCTGACATTGGCATATTATATGAACAGGTGTTAGTTAGTGCTATATAAAATGGAATGTCAAACTCAAAGTTGTTATTTCATAATATGAACACAACCTACTCCAACATGTTCCAAAGTATATACAGACACTGATGTAGTAATGTTTGTCTTGTATGATTTTAAAAAGATTCTTTATGTTTCCTCGTGGCCAGTTTGGCAATAACATTGCCGGTAGTTTTGGACATGGGCACACATTCTCCTGTATGTCGTGTTACGTCTCTGTCCCAAGATTGTACCTTCTTCTTGAACAACATTGTGGGAGTAAATATGGTTAAaaggtgtgttatttgaacgATCATTTGCATGACAACTTACGAAACAatcataaatttacaaagaaaattagataaataatagagagaaaaagtaaaaatataatgtatgtatgaaagagaaagttatcacagattaaatgtacaaatattatttctctacttttaacttaaacaagggaattatttatttgtttgactTATGAGTACAGAAGTGTGCCCTACCCTCTGGCTTTGCCTCAAGCTCTCTGCTCCAGTCCATGTTTTAAAGGAAAAAGCTAAGTTGTGCGAGACAGTGGCCTACGGAGAAAATCACTTACTCATGaaaattagttatttattttgttaaataaaacaCTCATTATAGGATGTAGAGGGAGGATCAATGCTACTTTTAAAAAGGTCAAGGATCTATAATGCTCTATGTGAAAAGGCAACGTTGAGAATAGACAAATATTGAACTCCCAACAATGTTTAGTGAAAAGCTTGAATGTCCAGCTTCATCAAATCACGGTAAAATGGATATTGAGGCGCGAGAATTTTGGTTTCAGCGTGAAACCAAACAGGCCACTCGTCACAACTCACAAGTTCAACCGATAACTTACTACCTCCTCAATTATTTGCCCTCTGACAAGcatatgattcatgattgaCTTGACTAATTCGTAATCCTATGTTTAATTACCCTAGCAAAACAATTATCCAACgtctcataattttttattttttttttaagaataatattttattgattgattaattGATAGCAACAAGAAAGTAGCCGATTGGAATGGTCTTGCATCAgtcttacttttcttttttaaaaaaaatcaattttacttctTATACTTGTAtatcttttttgtcaaaaaaaaaaaaaaaatatttgtatatctTTATAAATAGAGCCTAGAATCGGGAGTTGAGCCACAAGTATAGAAAAATCAAGTTtatcatgttaacttgtgccctaatcaaaaataaataaattcttgtATTgtgaatataaataattaaacattaaCAACATTGAATGCAAAAATtctaaaaagatatttttatctTTAGCTTTTTAACTCGTGTCTATATATTGccatttcctttttattaatattttttacaataatgtGGATCGTTGGAATCGTCTCAACACTTATTTttacattgtaatttttttggatcTGTTTGGCACTTCATTTATAGGTGGTTAGGTTTGTCCGTGGCTGCCCCTTTACAGGTGTCGGATCATTTTGCTCAGTTTACTAGTAGTGCTGATACCACTAAGGTGCACCATTCTATTCTTCAGGTTATTTGGTTTGCTGTAGTTTGGGAaatatggaaggaaagaaacaataGGTTGTTCAATGTCAAAGATTGCTCGGTTATCCAGGTGATCGATAAGATTAAGTCGCTTGCTTTTACGTGGTTGAGGACGAAgtttatttctctttccttcaaTTACCATTGGTGGTGGCTTAGTCCGTTTACCATTTTAGGCATTGGCTAAGAGtttcttttctgtttttgtttatgATCTCTTAGGTAACTTTTGTATATATTGTTCTTGACTCTGATGTCCTTTCCTGAGTATGTCTTGTGCTCGGAAAGACTTTTTTGAAGTAGtattataattcattttagcttcttcaaaaaaaaatattttttacaataaacatgtatttgatttgttaaaaaaccAAGAACCGGGTAAG is from Medicago truncatula cultivar Jemalong A17 chromosome 1, MtrunA17r5.0-ANR, whole genome shotgun sequence and encodes:
- the LOC11424432 gene encoding uncharacterized isomerase BH0283; this translates as MPMSEKPVKYYVVDAFTELAFKGNPAAVCLLDQEKDDEWLQVLAAEFNINVTCYLIPVKGTTNPRFRLRWFTPIVEVNICAHATLAASHALFASGLVDNNVTIEFVTLSGMLTAKKISAINGTSDKKNLQNGKAKDVSYIELDFPADPITEFKFDDTWLISQALDGASIIDIKRTQIQDDLLVVVTSGKNVIEVQPQFDAIVKSPGRGIIVTGIAPPESGFDFYSRFFCPKFGVNEDPVCGSAHCGLASYWSKKLGKCDLKAYQASARGGILNIHIDEQKQRVFLRGKAVTVMEGCVLV
- the LOC11425066 gene encoding probable aspartic proteinase GIP2, giving the protein MAKYNFQHFITTLLLFFFISPTFSKQSFRPKALVLPVTKDVATTNQYKAQINQRTPLVPLNIIVDLGGLFLWVDCENQYISSTYRPARCRSAQCSLAKFDDCGVCFSSPKPGCNNNTCSVAPGNSVTQSAMSGELAEDILSIQSSNGFNPGQNVMVSRFLFSCARTFLLEGLASGASGMAGLGRNKLALPSQLASAFSFAKKFAICLSSSKGVVLFGDGPYGFLPNVVFDSKSLTYTPLLINPFSTAAFAKSEPSAEYFIGVKTIKIDGKVVSLDTSLLSIDSSNGAGGTKISTVDPYTVLEASIYKAVTDAFVKASAARNIKRVDSVAPFEFCYTNVTGTRLGADVPTIELYLQNNVIWRIFGANSMVNINDEVLCLGFVIGGENTWASIVIGGYQLENNLLQFDLAASKLGFSSLLFGRQTTCSNFNFTSTA